A window from Drosophila nasuta strain 15112-1781.00 chromosome 3, ASM2355853v1, whole genome shotgun sequence encodes these proteins:
- the LOC132791221 gene encoding uncharacterized protein LOC132791221 — translation MPPQRSCVLRLLCLLLLLQHSLSIRIEDKSRSSSRATSSRGTSTTSSTTSTVTPPVYRVSRPEPKQPAKRVPPHLQDVRPGYVDDDAGDVIRIIEPPAHFQELKRLRQRQSQRNAPQKAVVWEQPRKLSTNRQPRPKLQQTQPQSHIQPHGQPHLQPLSQSKSQAHSGDLLTQEAQFAPQIVNNLQLPMEILASVRKTERILQRQRQKLPLVRQRHIQRQSHTMIAQKSLEQQLYQRGQQQRLRAVLNDDHKRSKRVKREANPAGYDVAQGLKLVAHIGELLNSASQYLPDELEPNELAPQASPLTAALESMESQSCGNSTKCDSRRRRQRLFKLQGSKKTAARGRNFRHEASTTTTTTTTTTTAKSTTTSTSTTSATPLASRLVNSRKSPNNRNQQQQQQQQQLQLPASPRSDDTVLYADVMSNIRNLWQEHDYDHDLSHSLAPQFVAPEQVANNSDYRALQVYLRELDEISKRLPTVASLTSLNHQEFARSTPSPSWYLINNEGKIYETHLDSETKPTAALFHTFPDMPEDNDAVLTQNLE, via the coding sequence ATGCCACCACAAAGGAGCTGTGTGCTCAGACTCCTGTGcttgctgctactgctgcagCACAGTTTAAGCATTAGGATTGAGGATAAATCGAGAAGTTCGAGTAGAGCAACCAGTAGCAGAGGAACCTCAACAACCAGCAGCACCACCAGCACAGTTACCCCGCCAGTTTATCGCGTGTCTCGCCCGGAGCCAAAGCAACCAGCGAAGCGTGTGCCACCTCATCTGCAGGATGTTCGACCTGGCTATGTGGACGACGATGCTGGCGATGTGATACGCATTATTGAGCCACCAGCTCACTTTCAAGAGCTGAAGCGCTTGCGTCAGCGTCAATCGCAGCGCAATGCACCACAAAAAGCTGTGGTCTGGGAGCAGCCACGCAAGCTGAGCACAAATCGACAGCCGAGACCCAAGCTGCAGCAGACGCAGCCACAGTCTCATATACAACCTCATGGACAACCACACTTACAACCTCTTTCACAGTCAAAATCGCAAGCACACAGTGGTGATCTGTTGACGCAGGAGGCGCAGTTTGCACCGCAGATTGTAAACAACCTGCAGTTGCCTATGGAGATACTCGCCTCGGTACGCAAGACTGAACGCATCTTGCAGCGTCAGCGACAGAAGTTGCCACTTGTGCGACAGCGTCACATACAACGACAGTCGCACACCATGATTGCACAGAAATCGCTGGAACAGCAACTCTATCAACGCGGACAACAGCAGCGATTGCGTGCAGTGTTGAATGACGATCACAAGCGCAGCAAACGCGTGAAGCGCGAAGCGAATCCTGCAGGTTATGATGTTGCACAGGGATTGAAGCTGGTGGCGCATATTGGGGAGCTGCTGAACAGTGCGTCGCAGTATCTGCCCGATGAGTTGGAACCAAATGAGCTTGCACCCCAGGCATCGCCATTGACAGCAGCTTTGGAGTCCATGGAGTCGCAGAGCTGTGGAAATTCAACGAAGTGCGACAGTCGACGACGTCGCCAGCGACTGTTCAAGTTGCAGGGGTCGAAAAAGACAGCTGCGAGGGGGCGTAACTTCCGCCATGAGGCAagcacaacaacgacaacgacaacgacaacaacaacagcaaagtcaacaacaacttcCACTTCAACTACTTCCGCAACTCCGTTGGCCAGTCGTCTGGTAAATTCACGTAAATCACCAAATAACCgcaatcaacagcaacagcaacaacaacaacaactgcagctgccCGCTTCTCCGCGCAGCGATGATACTGTGCTCTACGCGGATGTTATGTCGAATATTCGTAATTTGTGGCAGGAGCATGATTATGATCATGATCTTAGTCACAGTCTTGCCCCCCAGTTCGTTGCACCCGAACAGGTGGCCAACAACAGTGACTATCGTGCGTTGCAAGTCTATTTGCGTGAGCTGGACGAAATCTCCAAGCGATTGCCGACTGTCGCGTCATTAACGTCGCTGAATCATCAGGAGTTTGCACGTTCGACGCCCTCGCCCAGTTGGTATCTCATTAACAATGAGGGCAAGATCTATGAGACGCATTTGGACAGCGAGACGAAGCCAACGGCTGCTTTGTTTCACACATTTCCCGATATGCCCGAAGACAACGATGCCGTCTTGACGCAGAATTTGGAATAA
- the LOC132793005 gene encoding pupal cuticle protein Edg-91, giving the protein MFNIRSICLLLACALFCLLLSVAEAAPRPQEEPQADLEAGVEAQEKDLEGAASLGYGYYSSPYLGGYYGGGYWPHYSGSYYGLGEFGYPYYGGYYGLHHHHGHYGHYF; this is encoded by the exons ATGTTCAACATCCGCTCCATCTGTCTCCTGCTGGCCTGCGCCTTGTTCTGCCTGCTGTTGAGCGTAGCTGAGGCGGCGCCACGTCCACAGGAAGAACCCCAAGCCGACTTGGAGGCAGGTGTTGAGGCCCAAGAGAAGGATCTAGAGGGCGCTGCATCCCTTGGCTATGGATACTATTCATCGCCCTATCTCGGCGGCTATTACGGCGGTGGTTACTGGCCTCACTACAGCGGCAGCTATTACGGTCTTGGTGAGTTTG GTTATCCCTACTATGGGGGCTACTATGGACTCCATCATCACCATGGACACTATGGACACTACTTCTAA
- the LOC132791662 gene encoding uncharacterized protein LOC132791662, translated as MKMQLCFLSLVLGTLAVHGYSPFSDGRRLQDLSNDVHSGYDYPQPKVPFSDGYSYPRPSVPFPPAPPSRGYDYPKPAVPFPPPTSAPLPKVVPTSNGYSYPKPAVPFPPELPKFIPPPPQQQVIPTQPKYVPPVQPSKGYDYPKPAIPFPPPQPKVTPQPQYLPPPKPTMPAPQPKPSGYDYPKPAIPFPPPVQPTIPPQPKYLPPVKPTSLPQPKYLPPVVPTSPPQPKGYDYPKPAVPFPPPVVPKVVPTPQYLPPAKPTSPPKPQYLPPVVPTSPPKPKGYDYPKPSIPFPPPVAPKVQPQPQYLPPPKPTNPPQPKGYDYPKPAIPFPAPVKPTLPPQPKYLPPVKPTSPPQPKYLPPPQPTSPPKPKGYDYPKPSIPFSPPVVPKSPPQPQYLPPVKPTSPPQPQYLPPPQPKHPGYDYPKPAVPFPPPTSPPQPKNLPPVQPTSPPQPKYLPPVQPTSPPQPKYLPPVQPTSPPQPKGYDYPKPAIPFPAPVPKSSPKPEYLPPVVPTKPPQPKGYDYPKPAIPFPAPVPKSSPKPEYLPPVVPTKPPQPKGYDYPKPSIPFPAPSPVLPKSSPKPQYLPPVVPTSPPQPKGYDYPKPSIPFPAPSLPPVLPKSSPKPQYLPPVVTTKPPQPKGYDYPKPSIPFPAPSPVVPTSPPQPKGYDYPKPSIPFPPPPSPTSYLPPPAPQPKSEGYSYPKPAIAFNF; from the exons ATGAAGATG cAACTTTGTTTCTTGTCCCTCGTTCTCGGCACTCTCGCCGTCCATGGTTACAGCCCATTTTCAGACGGTAGACGTCTGCAG GATCTGAGCAATGACGTTCATTCGGGATATGACTATCCCCAGCCCAAAGTGCCTTTCTCAGATGGCTACTCCTATCCACGGCCGTCGGTACCATTCCCACCTGCACCGCCAAGTCGAGGATATGATTACCCCAAGCCAGCTGTACCATTCCCGCCACCAACTAGCGCACCACTGCCAAAGGTAGTTCCAACGTCGAACGGATACTCCTATCCTAAGCCAGCTGTTCCGTTCCCACCGGAGCTGCCAAAGTTTATtccaccaccaccacaacaGCAAGTGATTCCAACTCAACCGAAGTACGTGCCGCCCGTGCAGCCAAGCAAGGGTTACGACTATCCGAAGCCAGCTATACCATTCCCACCACCACAACCTAAGGTGACACCCCAGCCACAGTACCTGCCACCTCCGAAACCAACTATGCCAGCACCACAGCCGAAGCCAAGTGGATATGATTATCCCAAGCCTGCTATTCCATTCCCTCCACCAGTGCAGCCAACAATTCCACCTCAGCCCAAGTACTTGCCTCCCGTGAAGCCAACCAGCCTACCTCAGCCTAAATATCTGCCACCCGTGGTGCCCACGAGTCCACCTCAACCCAAAGGATACGATTATCCCAAGCCAGCAGTTCCATTCCCACCACCAGTTGTACCCAAGGTTGTGCCCACCCCACAATATCTGCCACCCGCGAAGCCTACCAGCCCACCCAAGCCTCAATATCTGCCACCTGTTGTACCAACCAGTCCTCCAAAGCCTAAAGGATATGATTACCCCAAGCCAAGCATTCCGTTTCCACCACCAGTTGCGCCAAAGGTTCAACCTCAACCCCAATATCTGCCTCCCCCAAAGCCAACCAACCCACCACAGCCCAAAGGATATGATTACCCCAAGCCAGCGATTCCTTTCCCAGCGCCAGTGAAGCCAACACTCCCTCCTCAGCCCAAGTACCTACCGCCTGTGAAGCCTACGAGCCCTCCTCAACCAAAGTACTTGCCTCCTCCACAACCAACCTCACCTCCTAAGCCCAAGGGTTATGACTACCCCAAGCCATCCATTCCATTCTCACCTCCAGTAGTCCCGAAGAGTCCACCTCAACCACAGTACTTGCCTCCCGTGAAGCCCACTAGCCCACCTCAACCCCAATACCTACCTCCTCCACAACCCAAACATCCCGGCTATGATTATCCCAAACCCGCTGTTCCTTTCCCACCTCCTACCAGTCCACCCCAGCCCAAAAACCTACCTCCAGTCCAGCCGACAAGTCCACCTCAACCCAAATATCTCCCCCCAGTCCAGCCGACCAGTCCACCTCAACCCAAGTACCTACCACCTGTGCAACCAACAAGTCCACCTCAGCCTAAGGGATACGATTATCCTAAACCAGCGATTCCTTTCCCAGCACCAGTTCCCAAGAGCTCACCAAAGCCAGAATACTTGCCACCCGTAGTGCCGACGAAGCCACCCCAGCCCAAGGGATACGATTATCCTAAACCAGCGATTCCCTTCCCAGCACCAGTTCCCAAGAGCTCACCAAAGCCAGAATACTTGCCACCTGTAGTGCCGACGAAGCCACCTCAGCCCAAGGGATACGATTATCCCAAGCCATCAATTCCATTCCCAGCACCTTCACCAGTTCTGCCCAAGAGCTCGCCTAAGCCGCAGTACTTGCCACCAGTTGTGCCAACCAGTCCACCACAGCCCAAGGGATACGATTATCCGAAACCCTCAATTCCCTTCCCAGCTCCATCGTTGCCACCAGTACTTCCCAAGAGCTCGCCTAAGCCTCAATACTTGCCACCTGTAGTGACGACTAAACCACCTCAGCCCAAAGGATACGATTATCCAAAGCCATCAATTCCATTCCCAGCACCATCACCAGTTGTGCCCACGAGTCCTCCACAGCCCAAGGGGTATGATTATCCCAAGCCATCAATTCCATTCCCACCACCACCATCACCAACTAGTTACCTGCCACCTCCAGCCCCACAGCCTAAGAGCGAAGGATACTCGTACCCTAAACCGGCGATCGCTTTCAATTTCTAG
- the LOC132792395 gene encoding uncharacterized protein LOC132792395, with amino-acid sequence MKLLLICALVAAVAADVSHLPSNQYLPPGQSYQVAASAPVESYSAPAQTYTAAASAPAVSYSAPAPAPVAYSAPAQTYQAAASAPAVSYAAPVQSYSAPAVESFSAPAQTYTAAASAPAVSYAAPVAQSYAAPAVQSYSAPAQTYTAAASAPVQTYAAPAPVQSYAAPVESYETAASEPAPAHTYSADDGYRYKTHRRVVLRRHRRDVSHLPSNDYLPPFSGAASAPSSEYLPPVSAAASAPVQSYAAPAQSYAAPAQSYSAPAQSYSVAASAPAVSYAQPAESYETAASEPAPAHSYSSTDGYRYKTLRRRVVRRKY; translated from the exons ATG aaattgttgttgatctGTGCCCTCGTTGCCGCCGTGGCCGCTGATGTGAGCCATCTGCCATCCAACCAATATCTGCCTCCTGGCCAAAGCTACCAGGTTGCTGCTTCGGCTCCTGTTGAGTCCTACTCGGCTCCAGCTCAGACCTACACCGCCGCTGCTTCAGCTCCAGCTGTCTCCTACTCTGCTCCAGCACCAGCTCCAGTTGCCTACTCCGCTCCAGCTCAGACCTACCaggctgctgcttcagctccAGCTGTCTCCTACGCCGCTCCAGTGCAATCTTACTCTGCTCCTGCTGTCGAGTCCTTCTCTGCCCCAGCTCAGACCTACACCGCCGCTGCTTCGGCCCCAGCTGTGTCCTACGCCGCTCCAGTTGCTCAGTCCTACGCTGCTCCAGCTGTCCAGTCCTACTCGGCTCCAGCTCAGACCTACACCGCTGCTGCTTCGGCTCCAGTCCAGACCTATGCTGCCCCTGCTCCAGTCCAGAGCTACGCTGCCCCCGTTGAGTCCTACGAAACCGCTGCCTCTGAGCCAGCACCCGCTCACACCTACTCTGCTGATGATGGTTACCGTTACAAGACCCACCGTCGCGTTGTCCTCCGTCGTCACCGTCGTGATGTGAGCCATCTGCCATCCAACGACTACCTGCCACCCTTCTCCGGCGCCGCTTCTGCTCCATCCAGCGAGTACCTGCCCCCAgtgtctgctgctgcctctgcccCAGTCCAGTCCTACGCTGCTCCCGCTCAGAGCTACGCTGCTCCCGCTCAGAGCTACTCTGCCCCAGCTCAGTCCTACTCCGTTGCCGCTTCAGCTCCCGCTGTCTCCTACGCTCAGCCCGCTGAGTCCTACGAAACCGCTGCCTCTGAGCCAGCCCCAGCTCACAGCTACTCTTCCACTGATGGATACCGCTACAAGACCCTCCGTCGTCGCGTCGTCCGCCGCAAGTACTAA
- the LOC132792394 gene encoding uncharacterized protein LOC132792394 — protein sequence MKLFLVAFAVIAAVAADVSHLPSNEYLPPAQEVQAIEAPSNEYLAPEADYAGEQGSLAADGYRYKTHRRVVLRRHRRDVSHLPSNEYLPPQEEVQTVEAPSNEYLAPEADYAGEQGSLAADGYRYKTHRRVVLRRHRRDVSHLPSNEYLPPQSAAPSAEYLPPVQVAAPAPAPAPVQIVAAPAPAPAPVEYAAPVEEAAPAHELADDGYRYKTHRRVVIRRNRRDVSHLPSNEYLPPQEVAAQAPSNEYLPPQQVAAPVQAAPAPVEYAPVEEAAPAHELADDGYRYKTHRRVVIRRHRRDVSHLPSNEYLPPQSAAPSAEYLPPVQVAAPAPVQVVAAPAPAPVEYAAPVEEAAPAHELADDGYRYKTHRRVVIRRNRRDVSHLPSNEYLPPVQQEAVPTSEYLPPVSNVVDEYSGVEQGNLANDGYRYKTHRRVVLRRHRRDVSHLPSNEYLPPQAAAPSAEYLPPQQVAAPAPIQIAAPAPVQVAAPAPAPVLDVSVPVEEAAPAHELADDGYRYKTQRRVVYRRH from the exons ATG AAACTTTTCCTGGTCGCTTTCGCTGTGATCGCAGCTGTGGCTGCTGATGTCAGTCACCTGCCCTCAAACGAGTACTTGCCCCCCGCACAGGAGGTCCAAGCCATCGAGGCACCCAGCAACGAGTACTTGGCCCCAGAAGCCGATTATGCCGGTGAACAGGGCAGCCTTGCCGCCGATGGATACCGCTACAAGACCCACCGTCGTGTGGTGCTCCGTCGTCACCGTCGTGATGTGAGCCATCTGCCCTCCAACGAATACCTGCCCCCACAGGAGGAGGTCCAGACCGTCGAAGCTCCCAGCAACGAGTACTTGGCTCCTGAGGCCGATTATGCCGGTGAACAGGGCAGCCTTGCCGCCGATGGATACCGTTACAAGACCCACCGTCGTGTGGTGCTCCGTCGTCACCGTCGTGATGTCAGTCATCTGCCATCCAACGAATACCTGCCCCCTCAGTCTGCTGCCCCATCTGCTGAGTACCTGCCCCCAGTTCAGGTTGCTGCCCCAGCTCCCGCACCAGCTCCAGTCCAGATCGTTGCTGCCCCTGCCCCAGCCCCAGCTCCAGTTGAGTACGCCGCCCCCGTTGAGGAGGCTGCCCCCGCCCACGAATTGGCCGATGATGGATACCGTTACAAGACCCACCGTCGTGTCGTCATCCGCCGCAACCGTCGTGATGTCAGCCACCTGCCCTCCAACGAATACCTGCCACCCCAAGAGGTTGCCGCTCAGGCTCCATCCAACGAATATCTGCCACCCCAGCAAGTTGCCGCTCCCGTCCAGGCTGCCCCAGCTCCAGTCGAATACGCTCCAGTTGAGGAGGCTGCTCCCGCTCATGAGCTCGCTGATGATGGTTACCGTTACAAGACCCACCGTCGCGTTGTGATCCGTCGCCACCGTCGTGATGTCAGCCACCTGCCCTCAAACGAATACCTGCCCCCTCAGTCTGCTGCTCCCTCTGCTGAGTACCTGCCCCCTGTCCAGGTTGCTGCCCCAGCTCCAGTCCAGGTCGTTGCTGCCCCTGCCCCAGCCCCAGTTGAGTACGCCGCTCCCGTTGAGGAAGCTGCTCCCGCTCATGAGCTCGCTGATGATGGTTACCGTTACAAGACCCACCGTCGCGTTGTGATCCGCCGCAACCGTCGTGATGTGAGCCACCTCCCATCCAACGAGTACCTGCCCCCAGTCCAGCAGGAGGCCGTGCCCACCAGCGAATACCTGCCCCCAGTGTCCAACGTTGTCGATGAGTACTCCGGTGTTGAGCAGGGCAACCTCGCCAACGATGGTTACCGTTACAAGACCCACCGTCGCGTTGTCCTCCGTCGCCACCGTCGTGATGTGAGCCACCTGCCCTCAAACGAGTACCTGCCTCCTCAGGCTGCTGCTCCATCTGCTGAGTACCTGCCACCCCAGCAGGTTGCTGCTCCCGCTCCCATTCAGATCGCTGCTCCCGCTCCCGTCCAGGTTGCTGCCCCAGCTCCCGCTCCAGTTCTCGATGTGTCGGTCCCAGTTGAAGAGGCTGCCCCAGCTCATGAGCTTGCTGATGATGGATACCGTTACAAGACCCAGCGCCGTGTCGTCTACCGTCGTCATTAA
- the LOC132788290 gene encoding basic proline-rich protein — protein MTANWESFAPFFGEVAHLFRSLLVCLLAIGCLADVSLAKHHKHKRHYDASEEDHHYLPPVERDPKPHYHRHKHTRERVVDHEPKRVDHYHHYDKKPEVQNRHIHYQDVNSQLRTSTILPAASGIITRRARPNRVTYASAPNSVFHTQINVQSQDSELNSQIRPDPVVGIAPAGVQVPVGTLLPGSQLPIGLPAGTQLPTGGQLPTGALPPGGQLPTGALPPGGQLPTGAQLPTGAQLPANTLPNCQNPVAGNPPTGCRVVDPPGGQLPTGALPPGGQLPTGADPPGGQLPTSAIPPGGQLPAGGQLPANGLPGFPPGGQLPANGSPPGFPPGGQLPANGLPNGGQLPANALPNVQPNGGQLPTNAFPPGGQLPTNAFPAGGQLPANAQPTGFPAGGQLPANAFLAGGQLPTNAQTNGGNGNGFPAGGQLPTNAFPGGRPLGNGNQLGVGFTVGNGNGNLNGGAQLGLPQGFSNQNLFIPAVNTQLQLGQVPLIAAPQPAVAPRPSSVLIQFDPAVGGQLPAQANVGVNPNQLIPLIGTQIGNGQQPIAQLTTAPLQNQLNPIFGVQLGAGQQPIGGNPNPFNPVFGGQLPTGAEAPTNADPNNVLGGQLPAGVQAPTNGNPNPVFGGQLPTGAQAPTNGNPNSILGGQLPTGAQAPTNGNPNPVFGGQLPTGAQAPTNGNPNPVFGGQLPTGAQAPTNADPNNAFGGQLPTAAFVLNTGNPNGAQLATTAQLTGNTNLLVANGQRLTRRRRVGRQRVRSNYQGLNVVNGNVFGQPDIQGPTNAVGNQQDTNIIDGNFYSYPIAYQRRLRLNGNSRVLLTDGDYVDDYDTTPDVGLAASTPELSYAAPDSKPARSKSDHETAASNHATEYRDDGYHYKNPRRTT, from the exons ATGACAGCCAATTGGGAAA GTTTCGCCCCCTTTTTCGGTGAAGTTGCA CATTTGTTTAGATCCTTGTTGGTGTGCTTGCTGGCCATTGGCTGCCTGGCTGACGTTTCGCTGGCGAAACATCATAAGCACAAGCGCCACTACGACGCATCTGAGGAGGATCATCATTATCTGCCGCCGGTTGAGCGCGATCCGAAGCCACATTATCACAGGCACAAGCACACCAGGGAACGCGTTGTGGATCATGAGCCCAAGCGTGTGGATCATTATCATCACTATGACAAGAAACCGGAGGTGCAGAATCGACACATTCATTACCAGGACGTCAATTCACAACTTCGCACCTCGACTATCCTTCCAGCAGCATCCGGCATTATTACGCGACGTGCACGTCCCAATCGTGTGACCTACGCGAGCGCTCCTAACTCTGTGTTCCATACGCAAATCAATGTGCAGTCCCAGGACTCTGAACTAAACTCCCAGATCCGTCCAGATCCAGTTGTTGGCATTGCTCCAGCTGGAGTGCAAGTGCCCGTAGGCACATTACTTCCTGGAAGTCAGTTACCGATTGGATTGCCCGCAGGAACTCAATTGCCTACCGGTGGACAGTTGCCTACGGGAGCTCTGCCACCAGGTGGTCAGTTGCCTACAGGTGCTCTACCACCTGGCGGACAATTACCCACAGGAGCTCAATTGCCGACTGGAGCTCAGTTGCCAGCGAATACTTTACCCAATTGCCAGAACCCAGTTGCCGGCAATCCTCCCACTGGTTGTCGTGTAGTTGATCCTCCTGGAGGTCAGTTACCCACGGGAGCTCTCCCACCTGGCGGTCAATTGCCGACAGGAGCTGATCCACCCGGTGGTCAATTGCCAACAAGTGCTATACCGCCTGGTGGACAATTGCCAGCTGGTGGTCAATTACCAGCCAATGGATTGCCTGGTTTTCCACCAGGTGGACAGTTGCCGGCAAATGGATCACCTCCAGGTTTTCCACCAGGGGGCCAGTTGCCGGCTAACGGACTACCAAATGGAGGACAATTGCCCGCTAATGCACTTCCCAATGTTCAACCAAATGGTGGGCAATTACCAACCAACGCATTCCCACCAGGAGGTCAGTTGCCAACCAATGCATTCCCAGCTGGAGGACAATTGCCAGCCAATGCACAACCCACTGGCTTTCCGGCTGGAGGTCAATTGCCAGCCAATGCTTTTCTAGCAGGAGGGCAGTTGCCAACTAATGCACAGACTAATGGTGGAAACGGAAATGGTTTTCCTGCTGGCGGCCAACTGCCAACGAATGCTTTTCCAGGTGGTAGGCCATTGGGCAATGGCAATCAACTTGGCGTGGGTTTCACtgttggcaatggcaatggcaatctCAATGGAGGTGCTCAGCTTGGACTACCCCAAGGATTTAGTAATCAGAATCTATTTATTCCTGCAGTTAACACGCAGCTGCAACTTGGACAAGTGCCATTGATTGCTGCTCCTCAGCCGGCCGTTGCACCACGTCCCAGCTCGGTGCTAATACAATTTGATCCAGCTGTTGGCGGCCAATTGCCAGCTCAGGCAAATGTTGGTGTCAATCCCAATCAGTTGATACCTCTTATTGGTACTCAAATTGGGAATGGACAGCAGCCAATTGCCCAGCTGACCACAGCGCCTCtacaaaatcaattgaatCCCATTTTTGGTGTGCAATTGGGAGCTGGACAACAACCCATTGGCGGTAATCCTAATCCGTTTAATCCAGTGTTTGGCGGTCAGTTGCCGACAGGAGCTGAAGCACCTACAAATGCTGATCCTAATAACGTTTTAGGTGGTCAGTTGCCAGCAGGAGTGCAAGCACCTACGAATGGAAACCCAAATCCTGTTTTTGGAGG GCAGTTACCTACCGGTGCTCAAGCGCCAACAAATGGCAACCCAAATTCAATCTTGGGTGGACAGTTGCCAACCGGAGCTCAAGCACCAACAAATGGCAATCCTAATCCCGTTTTTGGAGGACAGTTACCAACTGGAGCTCAAGCACCAACAAATGGCAATCCAAATCCTGTCTTCGGCGGTCAATTGCCAACAGGAGCGCAAGCACCAACAAATGCTGATCCAAATAACGCATTTGGTGGTCAATTACCTACAGCAGCTTTTGTGCTAAACACAGGCAATCCAAATGGTGCTCAGTTGGCAACCACAGCTCAACTGACAGGCAATACCAATCTGCTCGTTGCAAATGGCCAACGTTTGACTAGGCGTCGACGCGTTGGACGTCAACGCGTGCGATCCAACTACCAAGGCCTCAATGTGGTGAATGGCAATGTGTTCGGACAGCCCGATATACAAGGACCGACCAACGCTGTGGGCAATCAGCAGGATACAAATATCATCGATGGCAACTTCTATAGTTATCCCATTGCTTATCAACGCAGGCTCCGATTGAATGGCAATAGTCGTGTTTTACTAACCGATGGCGATTATGTTGATGACTATGATACTACACCTGATGTTGGCCTAGCGGCAAGTACTCCCGAGTTGTCGTATGCAGCTCCAGACAGCAAACCAGCTCGCAGTAAGTCAGATCATGAAACAGCCGCCTCCAATCATGCCACAGAATATCGTGATGATGGTTATCACTATAAGAATCCAAGACGCACTACATAA